The sequence below is a genomic window from Acropora palmata chromosome 5, jaAcrPala1.3, whole genome shotgun sequence.
gggggcaaaattacttgctcacgattggtcctcaATCGAATAAGCAACAATCGATTGGTTCTTGAttgaataagctgttgcttattcaatcgagaagttgtttttctgtataATGTCTCGTTTCAAGATAGTTTACAAGGAATATAtggaagaattaaaggacaagagcgaaaatgaaaacatgaagAATGGCACAGAGTGgtgaaagaacgttttcaaaaaatgggCAAATGAAcgaaacttgcaagcaaatttagaagaatacgagaacgatgtcctcAACCAATGATTGTCGCAGTTTTAAGCAtccagaaattcagtaattttgccttctgtgttattaacaagtaatcgcaatggatcctcgtaaaattaagcaataatatcacttgtgttttcaaaggttgctgaaattgccatTGTTGCTGCACGAATTGGGCAATCTTAGCAACTTGTAAAAACATacgtgatattaatccttaattttttaATGCTGCCCACAGATACAGGCCTATTAGACAGCAGattaatattaaatattacataattataGGCTTATTTGTAGCCCTCCTGTGAGCCCTTGTAACAAATCAATAgtttcaataaaaattgatcctCCTAACCCTCACCAAAAAATGCGTGGTACTACATGAACTACACTGTAGAAGCATGCATTAAAACTCTCAGCGTGTATTTCAGAATATTGTGtcacataaataaaaaaagtgaaagcaaTTTGATACTTTCTCTAAGCTATTTGGAGTAACTGTCATGTGTTGCAAAATGATATCTCTCTGGTATGTATAAGGGACtctcggtttttttttcattatctgTTGATTTTCCCTACAAATCCATTCTAAGAAAATGGAACTCCATAATAACAAGACTACCCTGCAAACTCAGACACTTTCTGGCAGAAACCACTGCCAGAAAGACTCTCAAACAGAGTACAGTTTCATGTCAAGGCACATGTACTGTACCAATCAATGTGTGTATTTCAGTCTGAGAAAAGTAGCTGGCTGTGATACTTGAATCCGTTTCTTCTAAGTTCTGTAAGGTGAGCCAGGCCTGGAAGCATTTTTTGCACTTGAAACATAACTAAAAATAGCCTTTTCCAGCAGTTCAGCTCTCCTCATCTCTTCTTCATGAATTCTTTTTATGTCATTATCTTTGGCTTTCAACTGCTCATTCAGTTGGTCTAATTGACTATCTTTCATAGTCACAGCTTCCTTGTGCTTTCTGTTCATTTCAGAGATCTTTTCCTCCAGAAATGCAATTTTATCTCTAAGGTCTGCCTGAGACTTCCTCTCTGCATCCAGTTCAAGTCTTGACCGATTCACTTCACTCTTGTATTCTGCATCCCTGTGTTCTAACTGTTGTTTAAAACTGTCTAATTGCCTTTTCATCATGTCATTATCTCTGTTTACTGTGTTAAGCTGTGATTGTAAATCAGCAATTTGTGCCAGCTGTTTTGTATTCAGTAATTGCAACTCATTTTGTGATGACTGCACTTGTGATATGTGTTCATCATATTGTCTTGACCTAGcaatttcttcttgtttgaACCTTGTCTTGGTGTTACGCAGTTCTTCATCAGCAGTCAGTTTTAGAGAAACTAGCTGAGATTTTAAATTACTCACTTCCTCCTCTAAAGAAttcctttcttcttctaactttttcactttatcCTTAGTGCTTTCCCTGTATTCAAGAGTCTTCTGTTGTAgatgatttatttctttttgcaatcTGTTTTCAGTGTCTAACAGCTCTGATTGGAATTTTACATCacttgcttttcctttttctataAACTGCTCCTCCATTCTTACCGCATCTTCCTCCAAAGAGCAAATTTTATTCTCTAAGGCCTTATTCTTTCTGTGAATGACACTGACAGTATTTTCTAGCTCTTGATTTCTCTCCATCATTTCATTCACTTTCTTCCTATGCTGATGTTCCATATTCACTATTCTTTGCCTTTCCTCCTCCAATTCTGTTGTCAGATTATTTGCCACAGCCTTTTGCTCTGAGAACTTTTTTCTTGAGGAAAGCAATTCTGATTCTGTGTTTGAGAGCTTGgatgacattgcatcaaatgCTGATTTGCGTTCATCCAAAGCCAACTTTAGCTGATCAATCTGAATTTGTGTGCTTCTACTGAGCTGTTCCTGATTAGatttttgttgatttatttCTTCCTTTAGACTTGACACCTACAAGCAAATAATCATTTACTCTAGGTTTAGGATAATGACTAGCCAAAGCAAAAATTGTGGAAAGGCCATAGGTACCACAGAGTGTGATGAGTCCAAGTGAAGAAAGACCATCAACAACTAAAATACATCTTTGTTCTATAAAACCAtggaagaaaatttcaaattttgaaatattacacctctaaaattgaaaaagaattatgTTACGCTTAAAATCAGAAATCAAGGACAGTTAAAAATGGCCCAAGAAGAATGTAATGTTAAGGTAAAATGGGTTCTGAAAAAAGTTCCTGCCCCATTGGACAAATCTAGTGGATcaagaacaaacaaaactgaaaaatattgtAGCCTGTAACAAGGCACTAGCACATAGAACAAGTCACATGCTCAACAGTAGAATCAGCGAGGAAATGGGAAATGAATGAAGATACTCTGAATTACACTCCCACACTCATAAGGCGATAACATGTTGACTTGGCCTCTAATGAGGCACAGTCTAGCCACAAAAATTACCATTGTGTGAGCAGTTCTTACACATCGTTATTGTATCAATGAGTGCAAATATGAGGAAGAAATGATGACCAAGCTCTAAAACAAAGATGGAGATGCTGGTTAAATGTACAAATGTGTATACATGTGTTGGAAGCATTCAGGGCAGGGGGAAGCATCCTGAGGCTTTCAAATTATCTTACCTCCAGGCATTTGCTCTCATGGACCATTTCCAATTCTCTTGTCAATGCTTCAGTTTTGATTCTGTGTTCTTCAAATGTCACTTGTCTGTCATTATTCTGTTGGACTGCAACAGACAATGCCTGCATAATATCTGGCGGAATGTTATTACCTGTAAGGGAATTATACCACATCAGAAGTTGTTTTGTCAGAGATTTAAAACCAACTCAAAAGTGGATCATCTAATGCAAAGGTCATGTTAACTTTTTACAAGTAATTTTGCAGGCAAATGAGGGGGGAGCAACCATAGAAAATGGATCATTAAAAAGAGTTATTTGCTACTACTttgaattataattattttggtttgCTATGCCGCACTTCTTGAGAACTAATGGCCGACTCAAGTCCACTATAAAGTGTTTTTAAGCCTTGGAGTTGTGACACTTCTTTCTGAGTTGGAGttgccaaaaataaaataaattaataaggCACAAGGTAATTTTTTTCGTTCATGATCCAACATGAAAGaacttaaaaaacaaatgtagTACTGTAATGGCCCTAACACAACAGCTACAAACAATAGAGCATTGTAATTAACAATACATCTAAGCCAAAACctactgaaataacaaaaaattgagAGTCCAATTGTGTGATTTATCTCATGCTGAGTGAATACCTTCATGATGATCCCGAATGAGAAGAGAACACAAGTTTAGGATGATTTTAATCCACAATACCATATAACTTAATTTAAGAAAAGATAAATATGTGGCATGTGGATGCAAAAAAGCCAtaacacaaacaataatattattaattattaatggttATGTTTATagccattttttaaatttatggCTCCTTAAGGTTGCAGTTAATCATGTTATTTTGCAATGATCACAACTTGAAAAAGGCTATTTTAAAAgacaattttcattgttttgcaGGACTGGTGTAATGACACTGTATGTCAGAGGTTTACGTGGTACATATGTCTGGCATATTGACAATGTGGTATGTTGAACTTTATGTAGCACGTAAAGGTCTGATATTTTTGCTGGCTTTACATAATTATGTCAGGTTGGGCAACTTAAGGGGCCCGATACGGCAGTGTCTAGAGCTTCAGTTTTATGTAGGTGCTGGTCTCTTTTATGAAGGCCCTGAGATGAGAAATTACAGGAAAGTTTGGCCACTTAGTGATTTTGTAGTTTGCCTCAAAAATGAGGTCAGTTACAAGGGATTGGTTATTTGTTGGTAAATTTCCAACCTCTGCTTTAAATTTTCACCTGTTAACTCCAATCCTATGAGTGTCTTGTTGTACTTCAAAGCCTCTAGTAGCTCCCTTCCTCCAAGGAGACCAATATTATTCCATCTCAAATCCAAGCCTCTCAAGCACTGATTCTTCTTTAGTGCTACAGCAAGTTGGCTGGCTCCTTCGTGTGAGATCTGATTGTTTCTCAAATCCAGAAACATCAAGACTTGATTAACAGCTAATCCCTCATAAACAGCTCTTGCCCCTTTGTCCCACAAACCAATAGAGTTCCACTCAACAAGAAGACTGCGAACACAAGTGTTTTTCATGAGAAATTGACCTAGTATTTCTGCTGCTCCCGATCGAATATTGTTGCCTTTCAAATTCAATCTCTTAACGGACTGGTTTTCCATCAAACCACGCAAAAAGATTTTGCTTGCGTCCTCGCTTAGTAAACAGTCAGATAGGTCAAGCTCTTCAAAGAACAGGTCATCTGCAAGAGCTGCAGCCAAGGCGTTGCATTCATCTGGAGTCAAGTTATGACCAGAAAGATCCAACTTGGTCATCCcctctgaaataaaatttgccaCGTTTCCGCCATCAAAATAACTCCGAATATGATTTAAAACCGCATCTAACGGATAGGTATGGTGTTCTCTACATGCCCTAACATAGCGTTTATGAAACTCTTCCATCTTTTGATTGTATTCTGTAAATGTTTATCTTTGTACTACCGACTGGCCCTTGAGAACAAAGCGAACCAACGCTTACAACGAGTGGCAACGGTGGGCGGTTACATTGCCTAACCGACACTACACTCATGTGATCCTCCCTGTAGAGCGAGTGAAAATATATATTCCATCTCGTGGTTCTACGTTGGTAGATATGACAAGAAAGTTTACACAAAGTTTTTCGACGAAATCGAGGTCGATCTACCTGTACGAAAGCgtttaaaacatgttttcacCCTATTCTGCCCCTTCACACTCCAATGCACACAACATTCCTGGCTGTCATAGAAACATGCAGAGTGTTTACAAATTGTCCAAAAGAAGCATGCTTCGATAATGTTCAAAAAAGGTGTTTAGTTGGCATGTTCTACGATCCTTATACTATGAATTTTTGACGAATAATCAGCCACGGAACTCGAAACAAAGGGCATTCAACAAGTGTCATGCCGGTGCCTAAAGAAATACATATTTCACGGGAAAGGTCAAACGCTTCTAGTCATACGACGAGCGATTCATTGCCATTCGACTTCCGATCGCAGATAGAATTTATTGCCGCGCAAGATCTTCTTCGATCTCGCAGCGAATGTTATTTGGAGTCCAAACGCACGAGAGATAGAAGGATTCTTGAGAAAGAACTGAGAAGTAGAACGGCTTGGGATATTGCTCCTCCTGACTTCACTTTGCAACTTTATAAGCCGAAACCACCAAAAAGGAATAGCAGATCGGCCATGCTGCCAGGGTATAATGAAGATGAATGGATAAAAAACGTCAGGGAAAAGCAAAGGCAAATAGTCCAATTCGAGGATATTCCGCTGCCAAAAATTTTACAGGGTCCAGCATCAGATCATCGCCCCTTCATTACCCAGTTCCGTGTTCTAGACTCCCATGCAGCAAAAATTCTATTCGTTAAGAATGGTGTACACAAACGGGAACCATATACAACACCCGGACCGCATGCATTTAGAGGAGACGACTTCCGACCGGTGAGTTACGAGCGATGATAGGTGAACTAAACATTAAACCGCTTCCTTGCATCTGTTTCTCCAGCTTTGTGTGTTTCCTTCATGGTGTGTATTACACCAAGGAGACACATAAAGATCCTATTTCTACTATGAagcgaatttttttattagcttatttgaaagagatttcaaaatgatgaagaatggcgtttattttattgtgatagcactcttggttgcccaGTTAtacaagattttgatttatgcaaattagacaACGTGGTGTCATTTTGTGGCCACAACgtgg
It includes:
- the LOC141880815 gene encoding leucine-rich repeat-containing protein 45-like; the protein is MEEFHKRYVRACREHHTYPLDAVLNHIRSYFDGGNVANFISEGMTKLDLSGHNLTPDECNALAAALADDLFFEELDLSDCLLSEDASKIFLRGLMENQSVKRLNLKGNNIRSGAAEILGQFLMKNTCVRSLLVEWNSIGLWDKGARAVYEGLAVNQVLMFLDLRNNQISHEGASQLAVALKKNQCLRGLDLRWNNIGLLGGRELLEALKYNKTLIGLELTGNNIPPDIMQALSVAVQQNNDRQVTFEEHRIKTEALTRELEMVHESKCLEVSSLKEEINQQKSNQEQLSRSTQIQIDQLKLALDERKSAFDAMSSKLSNTESELLSSRKKFSEQKAVANNLTTELEEERQRIVNMEHQHRKKVNEMMERNQELENTVSVIHRKNKALENKICSLEEDAVRMEEQFIEKGKASDVKFQSELLDTENRLQKEINHLQQKTLEYRESTKDKVKKLEEERNSLEEEVSNLKSQLVSLKLTADEELRNTKTRFKQEEIARSRQYDEHISQVQSSQNELQLLNTKQLAQIADLQSQLNTVNRDNDMMKRQLDSFKQQLEHRDAEYKSEVNRSRLELDAERKSQADLRDKIAFLEEKISEMNRKHKEAVTMKDSQLDQLNEQLKAKDNDIKRIHEEEMRRAELLEKAIFSYVSSAKNASRPGSPYRT
- the LOC141880817 gene encoding putative uncharacterized protein C7orf78 isoform X1, translated to MPVPKEIHISRERSNASSHTTSDSLPFDFRSQIEFIAAQDLLRSRSECYLESKRTRDRRILEKELRSRTAWDIAPPDFTLQLYKPKPPKRNSRSAMLPGYNEDEWIKNVREKQRQIVQFEDIPLPKILQGPASDHRPFITQFRVLDSHAAKILFVKNGVHKREPYTTPGPHAFRGDDFRPLENPKKYGLPEFVTSYEHDPGNLKFHSRKLNLLRDSHKDQEFLNSKDGYRKQMITYRERDQSWKPSLFLPKGPYKRGISPKSVLMDRIAKQLPWCPDNNKMEELERPDIFDNQTVDWIKVTAHNKAELNTV
- the LOC141880817 gene encoding putative uncharacterized protein C7orf78 isoform X2 translates to MPVPKEIHISRERSNASSHTTSDSLPFDFRSQIEFIAAQDLLRSRSECYLESKRTRDRRILEKELRSRTAWDIAPPDFTLQLYKPKPPKRNSRSAMLPGYNEDEWIKNVREKQRQIVQFEDIPLPKILQGPASDHRPFITQFRVLDSHAAKILFVKNGVHKREPYTTPGPHAFRGDDFRPLENPKKYGLPEFVTSYEHDPGNLKFHSRKLNLLRDSHKDQEFLNSKDGYRKQMITYRERDQSWKPSLFLPKGVVKDCS